One Mytilus trossulus isolate FHL-02 chromosome 5, PNRI_Mtr1.1.1.hap1, whole genome shotgun sequence DNA segment encodes these proteins:
- the LOC134719570 gene encoding uncharacterized protein LOC134719570 isoform X2 → MSDIDTDHAATNAQPRGESQPPAPHPDIADAFHLFRDYLDYKLVDLKADLASEQDNLSRKFKEEVGIKFKKEGNSIQYHFNDEILTGLLKIQKKGSSLDFPTNSIVSELITKVKARNKSIRIADSSAGGWTTVREYESNTIADNSDDEKKIRQAESRAVKSIKERTKPRPSPYNSNNRANQNARPAETVPNPDYSQSYSRYSQPPQPFRAGYGRREPTQYDMCHQCKQFGHWRKNCPLNRAQTFQNNAQGQGAQRS, encoded by the coding sequence ATGTCGGATATTGATACGGACCACGCCGCAACTAATGCACAACCTAGAGGTGAGTCACAGCCCCCTGCACCACATCCTGATATAGCAGATGCTTTTCACTTGTTCCGTGATTACTTAGATTATAAACTTGTTGATTTAAAAGCAGATTTGGCTTCCGAGCAAGACAATTTGTCACGTAAATTTAAAGAAGAAGTCGGTATTAAATTCAAGAAAGAAGGGAACAGTATTCAATATCATTTCAATGATGAAATTCTGACCGGGCTCcttaaaattcaaaagaagGGCTCCTCTTTAGATTTTCCTACTAACAGTATCGTATCTGAGCTTATTACTAAAGTTAAAGCTAGGAATAAGTCGATAAGGATCGCCGACAGCTCTGCAGGGGGCTGGACTACAGTGCGCGAATATGAGTCTAATACCATCGCTGATAACTCTGACGATGAAAAGAAGATTAGACAAGCTGAAAGTCGTGCAGTTAAGTCAATCAAAGAGAGAACCAAACCCCGCCCTTCTCCTTACAACAGTAACAACAGAGCAAACCAAAATGCTAGACCAGCTGAAACTGTGCCAAATCCTGATTATTCTCAGTCTTACAGTCGTTATTCTCAACCTCCGCAGCCCTTTCGTGCAGGCTACGGTAGGCGTGAGCCGACCCAGTATGACATGTGTCACCAGTGTAAACAGTTTGGACATTGGCGCAAGAACTGCCCACTTAACAGGGCCCAGACATTTCAAAACAACGCACAAGGACAAGGCGCCCAACGATCTTAA
- the LOC134719570 gene encoding uncharacterized protein LOC134719570 isoform X1, with protein sequence MSDIDTDHAATNAQPRAIFHTGRWEALPKNSFNSHLSQLSTKLPQFCLSSRSENTTKNYKYAFEAWTKWCVFNGICYLPGSDTNVSLYLIDLTESAKSHSKINEMFYAISWAHRLAGLPDPCKSDLVLSVKEGALRLIGHTVNKKEPITPEILKHIVLLYGNEKSSLKDLRIACMCLLCFSGFLRFSELSNLKRNNITFYDSYVKLFLEKSKTDVYREGNDVLISKTYNITCPVNMLHRYLSLANISHSSTEYIFRGLSYCKSNNSYVRRKSGKISYSSARDILLSALHKLGLDRTKFGLHSLRSGGATAAAASKIEDRIFKKHGRWKSDRAKDGYVKI encoded by the exons ATGTCGGATATTGATACGGACCACGCCGCAACTAATGCACAACCTAGAG CTATTTTTCATACTGGTAGATGGGAAGCATTACCAAAGAATTCTTTCAACAGTCACCTTTCACAGTTGTCAACTAAGTTGCCACAGTTTTGCCTTTCTTCTAGATCAGagaatacaacaaaaaactacAAATATGCTTTTGAAGCTTGGACTAAATGGTGTGTATTTAATGGAATTTGCTATTTACCGGGTTCTGACACTAATGTTTCATTGTATTTAATAGATTTAACCGAATCTGCTAAGTCACATAGCAAGATTAACGAAATGTTTTACGCTATTAGTTGGGCTCATCGGCTCGCCGGGTTACCTGATCCATGTAAATCAGATTTAGTCTTATCTGTCAAAGAAGGTGCTTTGAGATTGATAGGTCACACTGTAAACAAAAAAGAGCCAATTACACCGgaaattttgaaacatattgtattgttatatgGCAATGAAAAGTCATCTTTAAAAGATTTGAGAATAGCTTGTATGTGCTTATTGTGTTTTTCTGGTTTTTTACGTTTTTCAGAATTGTCAAATCTGAAAAGaaacaatataactttttaCGATTcatatgtgaaactttttcttgAAAAGAGTAAAACAGATGTATACAGAGAGGGTAACGATGTTCTCATTTCTAAGACTTATAACATTACATGTCCAGTCAATATGTTACACAGGTATTTAAGTCTGGCAAATATTTCTCACAGTAGTACGGAATATATATTCCGAGGTTTAAGCTATTGTAAAAGTAACAACAGTTATGTACGTCGTAAGTCAGGAAAAATATCATATTCCTCTGCTAGAGACATTTTATTGTCCGCTCTTCATAAGTTAGGTTTAGACAGGACAAAATTTGGTCTTCATAGTTTGAGATCTGGCGGAGCTACGGCAGCTGCCGCATCAAAAATTGAAgatagaattttcaaaaaacatgGTAGATGGAAAAGTGATCGTGCTAAAGATGGCTATGTTAAAATTTAG
- the LOC134717850 gene encoding interferon-gamma-inducible GTPase 10-like — MYQYISFCFADKVFKSLDIDEIANTLVSGGTKEEFRKIYQEKIESWKVKDVKFCITGGSRTGKSSFINAITGCQKGQKGFATVSVYGDTTNKAACYTHPKHSKFQLWDLPRFGTVQHKSEGYVNDMEFTKFDYVLIFFDVISENDIWLAKQLKRLMKSFCFVRSKLDQDITNEMQHDCNTIACNIRTKALGDLEKEQISGVDVFVISSADTTIGNFESLINHMENNLDEGKYAAVIYSLASISKPVIGEKFKVLHKRISMIAVVSMLFKDDREITTHSRSDIILTNLKNEIMFYINTFELTPPVVQKLMEHSTFQMRDILCRSGEEIKKIVKNSLESKNEKIFSFPQMPSLFRESEILLNTILVGLQNDALYVFGQLPTFKGKVVEQENISISNV; from the coding sequence ATGTATcagtatatttcattttgttttgcagataaagtttttaaatcCTTAGATATTGATGAGATAGCAAACACACTGGTTTCAGGCGGAACAAAAGAAGAgttcagaaaaatatatcaagaaaAAATTGAGAGTTGGAAAGTAAAAGACGTGAAATTTTGTATTACTGGAGGCTCGCGCACAGGAAAGTCGTCCTTTATAAATGCAATCACAGGAtgtcaaaaaggtcaaaaaggATTTGCCACAGTATCTGTATATGGAGACACAACAAACAAGGCTGCCTGTTATACCCATCCTAAACATTCTAAATTCCAACTGTGGGATCTTCCTAGGTTTGGAACCGTACAACATAAGAGTGAGGGATATGTAAATGACATGGAATTTACAAAGTTCGACTACGTTTTAATTTTCTTCGATGTTATATCTGAAAATGATATCTGGCTGGCCAAGCAATTAAAAAGACTTATGAAATCATTTTGCTTTGTCCGATCTAAACTTGACCAAGATATAACAAATGAAATGCAACACGATTGCAATACTATTGCTTGTAACATTCGCACAAAGGCGCTCGGAGATTTGGAAAAAGAACAGATTTCAGGAGTGGATGTGTTTGTTATTTCAAGTGCAGATACaacaattggtaattttgaatcGCTTATAAATCATATGGAAAATAACCTTGATGAGGGAAAGTACGCGGCTGTTATTTACTCCTTAGCGTCAATTTCAAAGCCTGTCATAGGggaaaagttcaaagttttacATAAAAGAATCAGTATGATTGCTGTAGTATCGATGCTTTTTAAAGATGACAGAGAAATCACAACACATAGTAGATCAGACATTATCTTGACAAATCTGAAAAACgaaatcatgttttatattaacacatttgaactgacGCCTCCTGTTGTCCAGAAGTTGATGGAACACTCTACATTTCAAATGAGAGACATTTTATGCCGAAGCGGtgaagagataaaaaaaattgtaaaaaacagtTTAGAGTCGAAAAAcgagaaaatattttcctttcCTCAAATGCCATCCTTGTTTCGTGAATCAGAAATACTACTTAATACTATTCTCGTTGGTCTACAAAATGACGCACTGTATGTCTTTGGACAACTTCCGACATTTAAGGGAAAGGTTGTGgaacaagaaaatatttcaatttcaaatgtttaa